The Mycolicibacterium smegmatis genome has a window encoding:
- a CDS encoding acetoin reductase yields MSLQGKVALVTGAGRGIGRGIALRLAQDGADIALVDVTADGIDAVADEVAAIGSKATTFVADVSDRDAVFAAVEHAQSALGGFDIMVNNAGVALVGPVAEVTPDDAARVWGVNVNGVLWGIQAAAAKFVELGVPGRIINASSIAGHDGFAMLGVYSASKFAVRALTQAAAKEYASSGITVNAYCPGVVGTDMWVEIDQRFADLTGAEVGATFDQFVGGIALGRAETPEDVAAFVSYLAGPDAAYMTGQAPIIDGGLVYR; encoded by the coding sequence ATGTCATTGCAAGGAAAGGTCGCGCTGGTCACCGGCGCGGGCCGCGGGATCGGCCGGGGTATCGCACTGCGACTGGCGCAGGACGGCGCCGACATCGCGCTGGTCGACGTCACGGCCGACGGCATCGACGCGGTGGCCGACGAGGTCGCCGCGATCGGTTCGAAGGCCACGACGTTCGTCGCCGACGTGAGCGACCGTGACGCGGTGTTCGCGGCTGTGGAACACGCGCAGTCCGCACTCGGCGGGTTCGACATCATGGTCAACAACGCGGGCGTCGCACTGGTGGGCCCGGTCGCCGAGGTGACGCCCGACGACGCGGCACGCGTGTGGGGCGTCAACGTCAACGGCGTGCTGTGGGGCATCCAGGCCGCTGCGGCCAAGTTCGTCGAGCTCGGCGTGCCGGGGCGGATCATCAACGCATCGTCGATCGCAGGTCACGACGGGTTCGCCATGCTCGGCGTGTACAGCGCCAGCAAGTTCGCGGTGCGGGCGCTCACGCAGGCCGCGGCAAAGGAGTACGCCTCGTCGGGAATCACCGTCAACGCCTACTGCCCGGGTGTGGTCGGCACGGACATGTGGGTCGAGATCGATCAGCGGTTCGCCGACCTGACCGGCGCCGAGGTGGGTGCGACGTTCGATCAGTTCGTCGGAGGCATCGCCCTGGGCCGCGCCGAGACGCCCGAGGACGTCGCGGCCTTCGTGTCCTACCTCGCCGGACCCGACGCGGCTTACATGACTGGTCAGGCGCCGATCATCGACGGCGGACTGGTCTATCGGTAG
- a CDS encoding 2,3-butanediol dehydrogenase — translation MKAAVYHGPNKLEIADLPEPQPGPGTVKVKVGFNGICGTDLHEYYAGPIFVPTEPHPLTGQVMPLTMGHEFAGTITDVGAGVTGFAPGDRVAIEPIYRCGHCAPCRAGNYNVCQQIGFHGLMCDGGMAEYTVVPVDMLHKLPDNVSLQLGALVEPMSVAYHAATLGDVGAGDTAVVFGAGPIGIGLWFALRGKGLESVYVAEPSPTRRAAIEALGAQTLDPTQVDVPAFIADVTGGRGADAAFDAAGVAPAIEAATASVGSRRPTISVAIYEKPLTTPLLNLVMNESRIQGSLCYTSADFEAVIALMADGVYDTTGWVTTIGIDDVIDEGFEALHAGRKMKVLIDPAI, via the coding sequence ATGAAAGCTGCCGTCTATCACGGACCCAACAAACTGGAGATCGCTGACCTCCCCGAACCGCAACCGGGACCGGGCACGGTCAAGGTGAAGGTCGGGTTCAACGGAATTTGTGGCACTGACCTGCATGAATACTATGCGGGCCCGATCTTCGTGCCCACCGAACCGCATCCGCTGACCGGACAGGTCATGCCGCTGACCATGGGGCACGAGTTCGCAGGCACCATCACCGATGTCGGTGCGGGTGTCACCGGGTTCGCCCCGGGCGACCGCGTGGCGATCGAACCGATCTACCGGTGCGGCCACTGCGCGCCGTGCCGCGCAGGCAACTACAACGTGTGCCAACAGATCGGTTTCCACGGCCTGATGTGCGACGGCGGCATGGCCGAATACACCGTCGTGCCGGTCGACATGCTGCACAAACTGCCTGACAACGTGTCGCTGCAACTCGGCGCGCTGGTGGAACCCATGTCGGTGGCGTACCACGCGGCGACCCTGGGCGACGTGGGTGCGGGCGACACCGCGGTGGTCTTCGGTGCCGGCCCCATCGGCATCGGGTTGTGGTTCGCCTTGCGGGGCAAGGGACTCGAGTCGGTGTACGTCGCCGAACCGTCACCGACGCGGCGCGCCGCGATCGAGGCGCTCGGTGCGCAGACACTGGATCCGACGCAGGTCGACGTGCCCGCGTTCATCGCCGACGTGACCGGTGGGCGTGGGGCCGATGCGGCCTTCGACGCGGCCGGGGTGGCGCCGGCGATCGAGGCCGCCACCGCGAGTGTCGGTTCGCGACGGCCGACCATCAGTGTCGCGATCTACGAGAAGCCGTTGACCACACCGCTGCTGAACCTCGTGATGAACGAGTCCCGTATCCAGGGCTCGCTGTGTTACACGTCGGCCGACTTCGAGGCGGTGATCGCCCTGATGGCCGACGGCGTGTACGACACCACGGGGTGGGTCACCACGATCGGCATCGACGACGTGATCGACGAGGGATTCGAGGCACTGCACGCGGGCCGCAAGATGAAGGTCCTCATCGACCCGGCCATCTGA